The window CCGTGGCCAGGCCGTACCGGGTGGCTTTTTTCTGATCGGGCATGCGTCGTCCTTTGGCCGCCCGCCGCGCGCGCACCGCGACCGGGGTCGCGACGATGCCGCTTGTGACGCCAACAGGCTGAAATGCCAGTTTTTTAGGGGAGACATAGCAAGGCGGACCGGAAAAACCAAGAGCTTTCGACCGCCAGGGTTGACAATCTCTCCAAAAGAAGTACTTTGAGGAATTGGCGCTTACCGGCCAAGAGGTGATGTCCCTGGCGACGCGGAGAACGCTGCAAGCCCGCCGCCTTCATTTCCCGGACGCTCCCCCCGGTCGCCTCGCCACAGGCCCCGATCTTCCGATCCTGACGCGGCCCGCAGCCCCCGTTTCTCGATTCCATGATCGCCGCCGCGCGATCGCATTCGACGCGGCTCCACGTATTGCCAAAGGATATCCTTTTGAGCTTCGATTCTTTTTGCCTGCATCCGACCATCTGCGCCAACATCGCGCGCATCGGCTACGAAACCCCGACCCCCATCCAGGCCGAAGCCATCCCCCATGTGGCCGACGGCCGCGACATCATGGGCCTGGCCCAGACCGGCACCGGCAAAACCGCCGCTTTTCTTTTGCCCATCATCCACCGGCTCATGACCACCAAGCCGGAAAAACGCGGCGTGCGCGCGCTCATCCTCGCCCCCACCCGCGAACTGGCCGAACAAATTTACCGCGCCGGCGTGGATCTCGGCCGGGGCACCCGCCTGCGCGCGGCCGTCATCTACGGCGGCGTGGGCATGTTTCCCCAGGTCCGCGCCCTGCGCCAAGGCCTGGACATCGTGGTGGCCTGCCCCGGACGCCTGCTCGACCACATGAACCAGGGCAACGTCCGCTTCGACGCCCTGGAGACCCTCGTCCTCGACGAGGCCGACCACATGTTCGACATGGGCTTTTTGCCCGACTTGCGGCGCATCCTGGCCGCGGTGCCGGAAAAACGACAGACGTTGCTCTTTTCGGCCACCATGCCCGCGGCCATCGCCGGCCTGGCCGGCGAGACCCTGACCGACCCGGTCACGGTGCGCATCGGCCATCTCGCCCCGGCCGCCACGGTGGAACACGCCATCTACCCCGTGTCCTCGGCCCAGAAGACGCCGCTTTTGCTCCATCTGCTCGGCGAGGCCGCCAAGGAGTCGGTGATCGTCTTCACCCGCACCAAGCACCGGGCCAAGAACCTGGCCCAGCAGCTGTGCCGGGCCGGACACAAGGCCACCTGCCTGCAGGGCAACCTGTCCCAGCGCCAGCGCCAGATCGCCATGGACGGCTTCCGTCGCGGCACCTTCCAGGTGCTCGTGGCCACGGATATCGCCGCCCGGGGCATCGACGTCTCCCAAGTGGCCCACGTGGTCAACTACGACATCCCGGACACGCCCGAGGCCTACACCCACCGCATCGGCCGCACCGGCCGGGCCGAGCGCGACGGACAGGCCCACACCTTCGTCACCGGCGAGGACATGAGCATGGTGCGCGCCATCGAGCGCCACATGAAAAAGCCCCTGCCCAGGCGCTCGGTCGAAGGCTTCGAGCCCGATCCCGAGGAATTCCGCCGTCCGTCGGCCCCCTCGCGCGCGCCCTTCCGGGGCCGCCAGGGCGGTTTCGGCGGCGCATCGCGCCATGCCGGCGGCCCCCGTCGCCAGGGCGACCGGCCCCGGTCCGAACGCGGCTATGACGGGCGCGGCAACGCCGAGCATCCCCGCGACGACCGCCAGCGCGCCGCCCGCCCGCATCAGGGCGCAAACGGCGGCCAGCGCCGTTT of the Solidesulfovibrio fructosivorans JJ] genome contains:
- a CDS encoding DEAD/DEAH box helicase — encoded protein: MSFDSFCLHPTICANIARIGYETPTPIQAEAIPHVADGRDIMGLAQTGTGKTAAFLLPIIHRLMTTKPEKRGVRALILAPTRELAEQIYRAGVDLGRGTRLRAAVIYGGVGMFPQVRALRQGLDIVVACPGRLLDHMNQGNVRFDALETLVLDEADHMFDMGFLPDLRRILAAVPEKRQTLLFSATMPAAIAGLAGETLTDPVTVRIGHLAPAATVEHAIYPVSSAQKTPLLLHLLGEAAKESVIVFTRTKHRAKNLAQQLCRAGHKATCLQGNLSQRQRQIAMDGFRRGTFQVLVATDIAARGIDVSQVAHVVNYDIPDTPEAYTHRIGRTGRAERDGQAHTFVTGEDMSMVRAIERHMKKPLPRRSVEGFEPDPEEFRRPSAPSRAPFRGRQGGFGGASRHAGGPRRQGDRPRSERGYDGRGNAEHPRDDRQRAARPHQGANGGQRRFGYEAPAGDPQRQGDHRPRRHAQADATAA